A genomic stretch from Pempheris klunzingeri isolate RE-2024b chromosome 23, fPemKlu1.hap1, whole genome shotgun sequence includes:
- the cct7 gene encoding T-complex protein 1 subunit eta, translating into MMPTPVILLKEGTDTSQGIPQLISNINACQVIAEAVRTTLGPRGMDKLMVDGRGKATISNDGATILKLLDVVHPAAKTLVDIARSQDAEVGDGTTSVTLLAAEFLKQLKSYVEEGLHPQTIIRAFRCATNLAVSKIKEIAVSVKKDDQQEQRQLLEKCAATALNSKLIAGQKEFFSKMVVDAVMSLDELLSLKMIGIKKVQGGALEDSQLISGVAFKKTFSYAGFEMQPKRYDNPKIALLNVELELKAEKDNAEVRVKSVEDYQAIVDAEWNILYDKLEKIYQSGAKVVLSKLPIGDVATQYFADRDLFCAGRVQEEDLKRTMMACGGSIQTSVGALTDDILGQCELFEEVQVGGERYNFFKGCPKAKTCTIILRGGAEQFTEETERSLHDAIMIVRRAIKNDSIVAGGGAIEMELSKYLRDYSRTIPGKQQLLIGAYAKALEIIPRQLCDNAGFDATNILNKLRAKHAQGGMWYGVDINNEDIADNFANCVWEPSIVRINALTAASEAACLILSVDETIKNPRSSMDGPPGGAGRGRGRGRPHAH; encoded by the exons ATGATG cCCACACCGGTTATCCTGCTGAAGGAGGGGACAGACACGTCTCAGGGCATTCCCCAGCTCATCAGCAACATCAATGCCTGCCAG GTGATTGCTGAGGCTGTCAGGACCACCCTGGGGCCCAGAGGGATGGACAAACTCATGGTGGATGGCAGAG GCAAGGCCACAATCTCCAATGATGGAGCCACCATCCTGAAACTGCTTGATGTGGTCCACCCCGCAGCCAAGACCCTGGTGGACATCGCTCGCTCCCAGGATGCTGAG GTCGGCGATGGCACCACCTCCGTCACTCTCCTGGCTGCTGAGTTCCTGAAGCAGCTGAAGTCGTATGTGGAGgagggtctccaccctcagACCATCATCAGAGCGTTCCGCTGCGCCACCAACCTCGCTGTCAGCAAGATCAAGGAGATCGCCGTCTCTGTGAAGAAAGACGACCAGCA AGAACAGAGGCAGCTCTTGGAGAAGTGTGCAGCCACAGCCCTCAACTCCAAGCTAATTGCTGGTCAGAAGGAATTCTTCTCCAAAATGGTGGTGGATGCCGTCATGTCTCTGGACGAGCTGCTGTCTCTGAAGATGATTGGCATCAAAAAGGTCCAAGGAGGAGCCCTTGAG GATTCCCAGTTGATCTCCGGGGTTGCGTTCAAGAAGACCTTCTCCTACGCCGGCTTTGAGATGCAGCCCAAACGCTACGATAATCCAAAGATTGCTTTGCTCAATGTGGAGTTGGAGCTGAAGGCTGAGAAGGACAACGCTGAGGTCCGCGTGAAGTCTGTGGAG GACTATCAGGCCATTGTGGATGCAGAGTGGAACATCCTGTACGACAAACTGGAGAAGATTTATCAGTCAGGAGCCAAGGTGGTCTTGTCCAAGCTGCCCATCGGTGATGTGGCCACCCAGTACTTTGCTGACCGAGACCTGTTCTGCGCCGGCAGGGTGCAGGAGGAGGATCTGAAGAGGACCATGATG GCCTGCGGTGGCTCCATCCAGACCTCTGTAGGTGCCCTGACAGACGACATCCTGGGACAGTGTGAACTCTTCGAAGAGGTCCAGGTTGGGGGAGAGAG gTATAACTTCTTTAAGGGCTGTCCCAAGGCCAAGACTTGCACCATCATCCTGAGGGGCGGAGCAGAACAGTTCACAGAGGAGACGGAGCGATCGCTGCATGACGCCATCATGATCGTGCGCAGAGCCATCAAG AACGACTCCATTGtagcaggaggaggagccaTAGAGATGGAGCTGTCAAAATACCTGCGGGATTATTCCAGGACCATCCCCggaaaacagcagctgctcaTCGGAGCGTACGCCAAGGCCCTGGAGATCATCCCCAGACAGTTGTGTGACAACGCCGGCTTTGATGCCACCAACATCTTGAACAAACTTCGTGCCAAACACGCCCAG GGCGGTATGTGGTACGGCGTGGACATCAACAACGAGGACATTGCCGACAACTTCGCCAACTGCGTCTGGGAGCCATCCATCGTGCGGATCAACGCTCTGACGGCGGCGTCAGAGGCAGCCTGTCTCATCTTGTCAGTCGATGAGACGATAAAGAACCCACGCAGCTCTATGGATGGACCTCCAGGTGGCGCCGGCAGGGGCAGGGGCCGCGGGAGACCACATGCTCACTAA
- the hspa12b gene encoding heat shock 70 kDa protein 12B — MADVMQPDPNSLQLPGDNLSAPASPATARNDCSITPLTPTPSPRVEVRPRMSCPFSVVVAIDFGTTSSGYAFSFTQDSEAIHMMKRWEGGDPGVANQKSPTCLLLTPELRFHSFGFAARDFYHDLDPEEARHWLYFDKFKMKIHSTSDLTMETELEAVNGRRVRAIEVFAHALRFFREHALKEVKDQSSSVLEGEEIRWVITVPAVWRQPAKQFMREAAYLAGLVAPDCPEQLLIALEPEAASIYCRKLRLHQVIDLSLQPITNGLDLEASRPFDSSFRQAREQLRRSRHSRTFLVESGTGELWSELQTGDRYIVADCGGGTVDLTVHQIEQPQGTLKELYKASGGPYGAVGVDLAFEAMLCQIFGEDFIQSFKAKRPAAWVDLTIAFEARKRTATPGRANALNISLPFSFIDYYKRHRGQSVEAALRRSNMNIVKWSSQGMLRLTQEAMNELFQPTITNIVKHIEELMAKPEVRGVRFLFLVGGFAESPMLQRAVQKALGRTCRIIIPHDVGLTILKGAVLFGLDPTVVRVRRCPLTYGVGVLNRFVEGRHPRDKLLIKDGREWCTDILDRFVSVDQSVALGEVVRRSYTPARLGQRKIIINIYCSATDDITYISDPGVRKCGTITLDLPEPLPLPGAVGGAGGGPERREIRATMQFGDTEIKVTAVDVMSNRSVRASIDFLSN, encoded by the exons ATGGCTGACGTGATGCAGCCAGACCCCAACAGCCTGCAGCTACCCG GTGATAATTTATCAGCGCCTGCTTCGCCTGCCACAGCTAGAAATGACTGCAGCATCACAcctctcacacccacaccctCACCG agggTGGAGGTCAGACCCAGGATGTCCTGTCCGTTCTCTGTTGTGGTGGCGATAGACTTTGGAACGACCTCCAGCGGCTACGCGTTCAGCTTCACACAGGACTCAGAAGCCATACACATGATGAA GCGCTGGGAGGGCGGCGACCCCGGGGTGGCCAATCAGAAGAGCCCGACATGTCTGCTGCTGACTCCCGAATTGCGATTCCACAGTTTTGGGTTTGCGGCCCGAGACTTCTACCACGACCTGGACCCAGAGGAGGCCCGGCACTGGCTCTACTTTGATAAGTTCAAAATGAAGATCCACAGCACAAGT gaCCTCACCatggagacagagctggagGCGGTCAACGGTCGGAGGGTGAGGGCCATCGAGGTGTTTGCTCACGCCCTGCGCTTCTTCAGGGAGCATGCTCTAAAG GAGGTGAAGGACCAGTCATCATCTGtgctggagggggaggagatcAGATGGGTAATCACCGTCCCAGCCGTGTGGAGGCAACCCGCCAAACAGTTCATGAGAGAGGCTGCATACCTG gctggtcTGGTGGCTCCTGACTGTCCCGAGCAGCTCCTTATCGCTCTGGAACCTGAAGCTGCATCCATTTACTGTCGTAAGCTCCGCCTCCACCAGGTGATTGACCTGAGCTTACAGCCAATCACAAACGGCCTCGATCTGGAAGCCTCCCGGCCTTTCGACTCCAGCTTCAGACAAG CGAGGGAGCAGTTGAGGCGATCCAGACACAGCAGGACCTTCCTGGTGGAGAGTGGAACTGGAGAGCTGTGGTCAGAGCTACAGACtg GTGACAGGTATATTGTAGCAGACTGCGGAGGGGGAACAGTTGACCTGACAGTCCATCAGATCGAGCAGCCACAGGGAACACTCAAAGAGCTCTACAAGGCTTCAG GCGGACCGTACGGTGCTGTCGGAGTAGACCTGGCCTTCGAAGCCATGCTGTGCCAGATCTTCGGTGAGGATTTCATCCAGAGCTTCAAAGCCAAGCGGCCGGCAGCCTGGGTGGACCTCACCATCGCATTCGAGGCGAGGAAACGTACAGCAACGCCAGGCAGGGCCAACGCCCTTAACATCTCCCTGCCCTTCTCTTTCATCGATTACTACAAGAGGCACAGGGGCCAGAGTGTGGAGGCCGCCCTGAGGAGGAGCAA TATGAACATAGTGAAGTGGTCGTCCCAGGGGATGCTGCGGCTCACACAGGAAGCCATGAACGAGCTTTTCCAGCCAACCATCACCAACATTGTCAAGCACAttg AGGAGCTGATGGCAAAGCCGGAGGTGCGAGGTGTGCGTTTCCTCTTCCTGGTTGGTGGTTTTGCAGAGTCTCCCATGCTGCAGAGAGCAGTCCAGAAAGCACTGGGGAGAACGTGTCGCATCATCATCCCCCATGATGTGGGACTGACCATACTGAAGGGTGCCGTGCTCTTCGGGCTGGATCCCACTGTG gTCAGAGTGCGTCGATGTCCCCTGACCTACGGCGTTGGCGTCTTGAACCGCTTTGTGGAGGGACGCCACCCTCGAGACAAACTACTCATCAAAGATGGTCGCGAGTGGTGCACCGACATCCTGGACCGCTTCGTCTCTGTCGACCAGTCGGTGGCTCTGGGCGAGGTCGTGAGGCGGAGCTACACGCCTGCTCGTCTGGGCCAGAGAAAGATCATCATCAACATCTACTGCAGCGCCACAGATGACATCACATACATCTCCGACCCTGGAGTCAGGAAGTGCGGGACTATAACTTTAGACCTACCGGAGCCGTTACCGCTGCCGGGAGCAGTGGGAGGAGCGGGAGGAggcccagagaggagagagatcagAGCGACCATGCAGTTTGGAGACACGGAGATCAAAGTCACAGCCGTTGACGTCATGTCTAACCGCTCCGTCCGGGCTTCCATAGACTTCCTGTCTAACtaa